ACAATAAGCAAACCAGACATCCTGCTCAGCCTCTTATCATTGTGCAGATCTTCTTGCAGTCTTCTTTGTGATCAGATGAGCTCTTTAGAAACATTAAGAGGAGTGCCTTTCCTTTATATAGTACTGGGTCATCTATCCAGCACCTGTTCTGTCAAGACAATAGAGGCCTTGCTGTACATGCTTCCTGCAGTGGAAATGTATGGCATGCCATGTGGAGGATATTTTGAATAAGAACATGTCAAACAAGCTTCAAGGAGATGAAGGCAGGACATTTAGTGGATCTATATTTGAACGAGTGACAATGATTTCACTTACAGTAACCAGATATGCAAAGAATTCCCTGTTGTGCATGAAGGGGATTATGACAGGGATGAGGGGTCTGGCTGTTCTGGCCGTCTGAAAGCATTATTGCTGATAGACGTCAGTGGTTTCAACAGCTGTTGAGGCATTCAGCTCATTATGGGGAGCAACATTATTCGCTGCCCCTGGGCCTGAGGAAATGTCTCATTTGACAGTGTAAAGTGTTAATTCTGTGTCAGGCCACTAACACAGAGGTGTAAATTTAAATGATCCACATCGCAGCTTCTGACTCCTATCAAGTGACTCCTGAAGCACACGTTCACCTTCGCCTTCCCTCTCTCGATTCTCTCGATGGCAGTatgtaaaaacatcagcaaaACGAGGCCATGCAGGAGGTGTGAAGAGCACTAAAAAGATGAGGGTTTGAGCCTAACAACATCTTCAAGGTCATTCAGTTTGACCCCGGACTGGGAGCAGTATGGCAATCAAAAAAGTGGGTGATGTGCAGACCCAAAGCGTAGGGCTTGCATGGCTATTTTTAGGAGTCGGATGGACTATTTTAACATGATCATCAGCCATGTATGGTGTTAAGCTAATAGTGGATCAGATGCAGAGATGCTATAACATGATTTAGAGCTAATCCCTCAGGTGCACACATAAGAGACACGTAAAGCAGAGATGGTTTCTATTTATACCTTTATTACCTCCCTGAATCAAGCAAACGCACAACAGATTggtacattcacacacacatacacactctcactAACTAGACACTAACCTAACCCTAATTTGATGTAACgttttttccaaatttaaccATCTAAATTATAACAGCAATCCCTATTCTAAACTCTGATGTTAAACTTGCTCAAGATAAATGTcacagctttatttattcacctTCATGTCAGTCACCTTTTGAAGTTAGTTGCATATAATAGGCTACCATACAGATAATATTGCATGATATCACAGTTGAAATAACAGTTTGACAACCCTAAAAACAATAAACGTCTTGTTTACAGCGATGAATCATCTCAAATAAGTCTTGTCTCTGCAAGTTGTTTGAAACCAGCAGCTGCCTGGAACCAAATACACTTTGCTAAATAGATCAAGAGTCTAAAGGACAGAGAGTCTCTATAGACTGTAGGTTTAGATTTATTGACAACAATAAAACCAAATAGCtatatcagactttgtcagGGATAGATTTATTTCCATCGTCACAATTGTGAGGTTATCTGAGGCCAATTTTTGGGTCATTTCAGGTTAAATGTGCCATAAAATTGTCTTCATTGTGATTGATGATAAATAGATTTCTGTTGTAAACTTTGAAAAATGATGCTCAGTAGTGAATTTGTGCTTTTCTCTCTTATTATCACAGTGTGATTACAAGCTGCCCTCATGGTTATCTCTCAGCTTTGTAATGCTTTTTTTCACGACCGAAACCAGCGTGTCAAGTGTTGGACCACATCAGTCCTGCCTCTGGTCTTCCTCACCGCCCTGCAGGCCGTGCAGTAGTGTTCAGCCCAGAAGGCGGGTTGGTGCACGCTGTAGCTCCCTCTCCAGTCAAGGTGCCGCTTCAGCCGGGCCGGGTTGTGCCTCAGCATCAACAGGTACCGGGCCAGCCCTCGGACTGTGGGGAAGTCGTCCACGTGGATGAAGGCCTCCGGGGGAAGGAAGCGCTCATAGTTCTGCCTGGAAGGACCCAGGACCACCGGCACGGCACCGGCCAGCACGGCGTGCCACAGCTTCTCCGTGATGTAGTCGGTGTGCTGCGAGTTCTCCAGCGCCAGGTAGAACTGGTACCGTCCCACCAGCCGCACCACGCTGCCCTTGCCGTTATCCTCCGGTAACGGGCGGCCCGCACGGCCGAACACATCCACCTGGATGTACTGACGGAGCTTGTAGTAGAAGGCCACGCGCGCATGGGACTCCGACCAATTGCTCACGACCCACGCAACGAGGCGGGGCCGGGGGCGGTCTGATCGCGAGGGTCCTCGGAGAGGGTGCGTATTGAGGTTCCGGAGACCCTCGGCTGTGTGCACACGGGGGATCAGATAACCGTAGGGAAGGAAAATGTCCGAGTCTGTCCGGTAGCTCATTGTGAGGTTGAAACGTCCCTCGAAGCGCCACAGACGGGGCGTGTGCGTGGGGGACTCGTAGTTCATCCATATCCACTTTTGCGCAGGTGGACGCGGTTCCGGTGGCAGCTCTACGGTGCTGGTGGCAATGTCCCGGTGGTGAAAGATCACAGCATCAGCCTCCGCGTAATCAAAGGTGTCGTCGGTCAGCGTGCACCCCCTTACTTGATAGAGCGCAAAGCAGTCCGGAAGTTTGCGGTACCGACCAAACGGATGCGTCCAAATCAAGAGTGTCACCGCGGGGTTTTCCTCAGCGATAGGAACAAACGGTTCCGACGTGAAGGGGTCCGGTAAGTAGAGAAGAGAAACTCCGAGGAACAGCAAGAAACCGGCAGTGACCGCGCACACAGAGGAGCACGTCCTgctgagaacacacacacaacatttctCCCGCTGGAACAAACCAGAGCTCCTGTTTGCTCTGAGAGCTGTGATTGTAGAGCGGCCCGCTGCTCTCCAGTGAACCCCAACTCCCATCGACCCCCTTCACCATGTAGTTCCCTCGAAATATACAAACCTTTTTAACATCAGAATCAATCTGTCTCCTTTGTCCTCAAAATAATAGCCTATACGTAAACCTTTCAAAGGAACGTAGAGAACAAAAACCAATCCCTGCGTTAATGACAGCCTGCTGGCACACCCTACGCCCTACTTTAAAGTCATTATGGTTTCTGTTGATAAGGAGGAAGGCAGATAAGGAGCAGGACAGAGTATTGGACAATTAAACCCGCAACAGTTCACAAGTCCATTAAGCTGCTCCCTGCATCGCTGTCGCCTGTCCTTCCTGTCCTACCTGTCCTGCACGGGTGGTGCTATGTAATTTCACGCTGTCTTCTTggccaaaacagagaaaaaaacacttgaaccAGTACTGTATGCTCAAACATTTTGACGTGGCAGCATTGGTCTGGGTTTCTACCGATGAATGGCCCTTTTGTGAGGCCTGCTGACTGTCGGTCGGCCTCCCAGGCACTTTTAGGCTGGGTAAACACTTTGGCTCAGGGCGCGGTGTCCTGCTGATGAAATAAGCAAGCGtattttttagttgttttttttttaaacaggacGTATTTGTCATTTAGCTTGTAAATTACTCTGTTATTGAAACGCATGTTATTTTAGGATGGAGGTCAGGGGTCAAATCAGAAGCCAGAGATGTGGAGAAATGGCAACACTGGAGCCTAATTTCAGAGTTCTGGTCATTAAAGTTATATCTGGTAATAATAAAAGAATGCCTCAGATGTTATGGGTTGACTAATGTGATCTTTTTTCCAGATAAACCTTGTAAGAGGCCTCATGTATCCCCATTGAAACCactacagtccatttaccactAGGTGTCTCCCTACACAAGCACAAAGCACCCCTATAAAAGTGTCCTGTGCAGCTTTTGAAGTGCAGTGACACTGGGATTTATCCCTAAACATGCATGTTTAATTTCACCaatgaataaacatttcatCTGCAAATTAGGAATGCAGCAGCGGTGCTTTGAAAAGGTTTGTCTcggatgttttatttattagatATGACCCAGCATTGCAACAGCCTCTAACCAGAAATCTTAATAAACTGACTCACAATTTAAATTTGGTGATCTGACTTAAACAAATACACCCTCTGTATAATGACACATTCACTCTCTGTGCGTAAAAGGATCGACTGTCCAGGTTGTGAATGCATTCTGATCAGAAACCCATGAAAAAATGATGAGACGGCAGGGTCGGAAACCCTGTGCAGTGTTGTGTCTGAGCTCTGGTGGGCAGGAAAAACATGCTGTGACTGGGACAACATTATTCCTCCCCACAGACGCAGAGTATGTCATGAAGTCTGAATGTAAgcggggggagaaaaaaaaatggcagacAAGGAGGAGTGGGAGGAGATGAAGCAAGAAGCATGTGTGTCTCCACTGGGTCCTCCTCCTTCCTGTTACATCCATTCACTTTTCTTCACCGtggagcaaaagaaaaaaaaaaatctctttgtgtgtttttgtgtgtgcaagagcgtgtgtatgtgtgtgtgtgtgtgtgtgtgactagtTATCCTCATAAGAGGTTTTGTATTCTTTCTGCATTATTTATCCTCTCTTTCATCTGAGCAGTTCTATTTTCAGCCAATCATTTAATGTCCTGCCCGAGGTTATCTTGAGTTCAGAAGAAACGGCAATCTCATAAGTTATGGATACATGGCGAAGCTCGACATTATAAACACACGTATCACAGAAATAGCAGAGGTGGCCGAGGTCAGGAACTGACACATAGTGAGTCTTCtttcagtattttgtttattgtaatCTTTATGCAGCACAATTCATGtaaatgttgctgaaaataTACTATAATTAAAGTTGAACTGATTGGTGATATGGTGACATTTTCCTCTGTGTGCTTCAGCTCAAATTACAGCCAGGAGTGATACACAAAGCTTAGCATTTATGTCTGctttatgttttctgtccacTCATTTCTTGctagaaaataactttttttgtcataaagTTCATCCAGTTTCTGCAGCAGACTTTGATTCTCCACAGAGTGATCAATATATTGCGTCTGTCTCTGTTcaaacatcactgcagcaacGAGCCACATGTGTACACAGATGTGACGCaggcagaaagacagaaaaacacacacaacgcCTATATATTTTGCAGACTTTATGTATctttttgtgtagttttgtaCACTGAGTTTACTGCTGCCTTCCTGTTTGTCAGAAgttatgtgactgtgtgtgtgtgtgtgtgtgtgtgtgtgtgtgaatcataCCAGCTCGGAGAGAAGCATTCAGTTTTTGATGGGACCCCCAGGTCTTCACTCATCTTCCCTATTGATTTTCTCTTGCTTTCCTTTTTGCACTCCCAGGGGATGGGATGTCTCAATTGGTCCCGGCCAGTGTAGGAGAGTGTGAGCGATGGAGAAACAGATAGAA
This region of Thunnus maccoyii chromosome 6, fThuMac1.1, whole genome shotgun sequence genomic DNA includes:
- the LOC121898271 gene encoding alpha-(1,3)-fucosyltransferase 4-like, translated to MGVGVHWRAAGRSTITALRANRSSGLFQREKCCVCVLSRTCSSVCAVTAGFLLFLGVSLLYLPDPFTSEPFVPIAEENPAVTLLIWTHPFGRYRKLPDCFALYQVRGCTLTDDTFDYAEADAVIFHHRDIATSTVELPPEPRPPAQKWIWMNYESPTHTPRLWRFEGRFNLTMSYRTDSDIFLPYGYLIPRVHTAEGLRNLNTHPLRGPSRSDRPRPRLVAWVVSNWSESHARVAFYYKLRQYIQVDVFGRAGRPLPEDNGKGSVVRLVGRYQFYLALENSQHTDYITEKLWHAVLAGAVPVVLGPSRQNYERFLPPEAFIHVDDFPTVRGLARYLLMLRHNPARLKRHLDWRGSYSVHQPAFWAEHYCTACRAVRKTRGRTDVVQHLTRWFRS